Genomic window (Candidatus Woesearchaeota archaeon):
TTCTTGAAATCCAGAGGAAGACAAAAAAGCACTACATCGGGAAGAGGACAAAAGGGCAGAAGGAAAGGCAGTCATATTCTGAATCTGAATCTGAAAAAAACCTTAATTCAGGAAGGATAACTGCAATGGCAGAATGGCTTTCCCGGCAGATGGAAAAGATAACTGAGGCGTTCCCTGAGACAGGAAGCGTCTCTGACTTCTACCGCGAGCTTATCTCATGCACTGTCGGGACAGCTGAGCTGAAGAAGGCGCTTGCGGCAGTAAACTGGTGCGGGAACAGGATAAATTCAGTTGCAGCAGGCTGCAGGAAGAGAATCTCAGAGGCAAGAGATTCCTCTGAGATAATCAGGATATCAAGGGAATTTGACGGAAGGTTCTCCTCATTTCTTAAGCAGATAAATCCTCAGTTTGAATTCCTGATATACTCATCAACTGAGATGAAGAATTACCCGACAATAAAGGACATGTTCGGGGTTGCAATAGCAGGCTTCCCAAATGTCGGAAAGACAACACTCCTTTCAAAAATCACAAAGTCATCCCCTGAAATCAAGAATTATGCGTTCACGACAAAATCAATAATGCTCGGCTACATGAGCGCATTTGATTATTACGGCGCTCAGGATGATATACAGATAATGGACACTCCCGGAACACTAAGCAGGCTTGAAAAAATGAATGATATTGAAAAGCAGGCGTATATTGCAATGAGGTATGCCTCAAACATGATAATCTATGTGTTTGACCCTTCTGAAACATACACTCTTGAGGTTCAGGAAAAGCTCTTTTCAGAGATAGAATCGTTCGGAAAGCAGGTTTACATATACATCAGCAAGACAGACA
Coding sequences:
- a CDS encoding 50S ribosome-binding GTPase, which codes for MRRKKPVLIFRKNVNVERADFYIDSTFKIGRENLKKFLEIQRKTKKHYIGKRTKGQKERQSYSESESEKNLNSGRITAMAEWLSRQMEKITEAFPETGSVSDFYRELISCTVGTAELKKALAAVNWCGNRINSVAAGCRKRISEARDSSEIIRISREFDGRFSSFLKQINPQFEFLIYSSTEMKNYPTIKDMFGVAIAGFPNVGKTTLLSKITKSSPEIKNYAFTTKSIMLGYMSAFDYYGAQDDIQIMDTPGTLSRLEKMNDIEKQAYIAMRYASNMIIYVFDPSETYTLEVQEKLFSEIESFGKQVYIYISKTDIKNSAVAKNTLEIEKRHKSEKDPEKIKELIRGKAIAYYKSKMRDA